The Lathyrus oleraceus cultivar Zhongwan6 chromosome 5, CAAS_Psat_ZW6_1.0, whole genome shotgun sequence genome includes the window TCCTTGGGTACAAGTGTTACTCaccctttttgtcaaaaatgttgccaaagcaacacttaatattacagaccaaaaaaaataaaattacaagCCAATTTCAGAAACACAGGAAATGTTCTAGTCATCTGACTCAGAGTCAGCATCATCATATGTGCCATCATCAGGACTGGCATCTGCTTCTCCCTCTTCACCTTGTCTTTCAGCTTCTTCTGCACCAGCAGCAGCTTCACCAAGCACATCACCTTCAGTCATCTCCAAAGTGCTAATCAATTTTTCCAAGTTTAGCTTCCTTGCCTCTAACTCCCTACAAGTTTCTTTGAGCATTGCAATGATAGCAACTTTACCTGGTTGATTGCTTACACGTGATGTCTCACCTGttgtcatgacaatgtcagggacatggGTACCTAGGAACAGCTTATGATTGAAGGACATAGGGCTGTCTCTTTTCTTCACAAAATCATTCTCTATTAAGATGTTTGGAAACTGATTCAAAATAATACCACAGATGAgagaaggaaaggctatagggcccttcacactgaagcttcCTGCATGCTTCAAGGTTTGATCAAAAATATAGGAGCCATAGTCAAAATTGGCTTTGGTTCCAACAACATATATAAACTTTTCAAGCATTACAGCAACTGTAGATTTATGATTGGTGGGCACCCAGTTAGCAGCTCCAATCTTGTGTAGCATTGCATACTTGACACTCAGTTTACTGGCCACCAATTTTCCCTTGAGAGGCCACTTCCTTACTTGattagcagtgatgacttgacagattttgttgtcagtcacctcaagctcaggttgagctACATCAGCCCTTCCCAAATACTTGCTGATCACTGAGGGAGAGAAATTTACACACTTGCCTCTCACATACACTTTCCTGAATTCCTTAGACTTGCCATCAGCATATTCTTCAGACAAATTAACAATAAATTCCTTTACCAACATCTCATAGAACTTTGAGAACTGAGTCACAGTCTTCATTAAACCAGCCTCTTGAATAAGGTCCATAATATCCTTACAGTCTAGGACATTTTGAGCTAATTCCCTTTCCAAAGCCAGCCTCTTCTAATAAACATATTTCCACCTGTTTACACTTGAAGCAAAATGAAAGATATGTTGTCAATtggtacctcagggacactagttgcaagcttgctagtggttggcttcttctttgacagaGTGTCAGAGACATTACATGGAACATCTGAGTCAGACTCAACAACAACATGCTTGGTCTTCTTTTTCTTGGGCACCcctttgctccaagatttggtTGGACCATGAACTTTCCTCTTGAGGGAACTCTCGACTGCCACCGTTGTCTTGGAAAAGGTTGGAACATCAATCTTCTTTCTGGGGAACCTTTGAGCCACAGTTTTcttttctctcctagtcctaacccttttggtTATGCTAGGAAGGACAGAGGACAACAGCTCATTATCAGAAAATTCCTCCAGGTCTACTATTTCAGCCTCACagttagggttgtcactgacatcatgAGTGACATGAACTTCCTCACCAACCATATTATCTAAGGGTTTGTCAACATTTGACTCCTTATGAGCATCAGTTTGCTCAACATCATCAGAGATATTCTTTCCTAAAGACTCAGTATTTTCTTGATAAGTAACATTATCAGGTTCAATAGTGTTTAAGGGAATGGAAACCCCAAGGACCTTATAATTACCAGATAGTATTCCAGTCACCATAGTGGCAATGGCATTGTGAACATACCTGGAACCTTCTTTGGTTCGTTCCTCAAGAGCGATGGCTGAGGAGAAGCCTGATAcagtttctttaggtcttcttgcatgtgGGGTATTCGCAGAGTCAGCAACAGGATCTTCTCTGTTAGGGTTGCTTGGTTCAGCGCTAGAAGAACCAGGCATGTTCTTGGAAGAAGATGAGTTGGATTGTTGAGACATGATGAGTATCTTAGAGGCGAAATGAAAATTTTCTCTGAGAGAATGCTTGCGAGAATGAAAGTTGAAACGATGGAAGAGGTAACACTTATTGCAAGAGTAATAGctattatttgttgaccaatcagagcatactctcaattgtttaatagtttgaaatattaaacagtaAATTCCTAAGATCATTAGTTGTTATAATTCCTCAGAAAGACATATTCCCAacttgccccttaaattttcaaactgagtagcatccaaagcctttgtaaatatgtcagcaagttgtagttcagttgctacatgttccaaggtaatcactttgtcttctaccagatctcttatgaagtgatgtctaatgtcaataagtttggtcctgctgtgttggataagattctttgaaatgttgatggcactgagattgtcacagaacaatgtcatgacattctgagtgacattatactcagtcagcatttgtttcatccataccagttgggaacaactgctaccagctgctatgtactcagcttctgcagtggataatgatacacaGTTATGTTTTCtcctttcaactactccattttgctgaggagtaataggtgagggcaactcatgacttattccttcagatgagcataaaccatcaaacttggaatttttaaactcctttCCATGGTCACTTCTTATTTTGACAGCACTCCTATCCTTTTCTCTTTGGAGTCTTATGCatagatctttgaagacatcaaatgcatctgatttttctctaatgaagcttatccatgtgtatctgaaatgttcatcaacaaccacataagcatatctcttcccaccaagactttcaacctgcatatgtcccattaagtccatgtgcaaaagttcaAGAGTTTTGGATATTGTAGGATGTccaagcttaggatgtgacatcttggtttgcttgccaacctgacattctccgcagacttttccttcatcaataagcaactttgggattcctctaactgcttccttggatctgatcttcttcattcctcttaaatgaagatgtccaagtcttctatgccacaacttcacttcctgttcttccttggctaagaagcacattgaggagtagtttgagactttaggttcctatagatagcagttatctttggatcttgatcctctcataacttcctgattttctccatttttcacaacacattcttccttagtgaactgtacattgaagccttgatcatatagttggcttatgctgatgagattagtagttagtccttttactagcaacacattattcagttctggaactccaggactgtccagcttaccaacacctttgatttttcctttagctccatcaccaaaggtcacataactggtagtatgaggttgtatatctaccaataagttattcatcccagtcatatgtcttgagcaaccactatcaaaataccagtcttctctggtagatgcccttagagatgtgtgagctaatttagcaacccattgttgtttcttgatgggggaattatgcttagatgccttctgcttaggtctgacttgagtggtctggttaggataaccatacaacctGTAACAAAAGGGTTTTATGTGACAAAATCTACCACAAtagtggcatctccatctttgaaatgtcttcttttgatggttaatcctcctgtttccatgatgttgtgacattggttgtgacttctgcttgattttctgaacttcagcctttgagcttttgaattcagatgaggattccttaacaaagcctaaaccagacatggttcctgatttctgtcccacctttagaatttcttccaaagtgtcagttcctttattcagcattctgatggattttgtcatttgatctaaCTTAGAGGTCAGCgaggttatctcaccatttagatcatctatgactgtcagatgcttcttcttctcagcttccagttccttgataagtttcttctgcttttctccttgtagaCACACTTCTGAACTTTtgacacataactctttatatgaagcagcaagttcatctccacttgagtcgTCATCAGATACACAGACACTAattagtgcagtgacatgttttgcagattctccttctgattcactctcagagtctccctcagaccaggtgacagatagtcccttcttttgcatcttgaggaaggtaggacattcaactctaatgtgtccaaaaccttcacatccatgacactggattcccttgccttggttggacttttcttcagattttgatcttctactgatgtcagatgaagtgttcttgacatttggtctacctttttgatcaaccttctttatgaacttgttgaactgtcttccaagcatggctatagcttctgatatgctttcatcacctccaatatttccttcttctgaatcctcttcagtatttgatacaaaagctatgcttttgtttttcttttcaacattctcacacaggcccatttcaaaagtttggagagacccaataagctcatcaaccttcatatggcagatatcttgagcctcttctatagcagtaacCTTCATGACAAATCTAttgggcaa containing:
- the LOC127081322 gene encoding uncharacterized protein LOC127081322; the protein is MSQQSNSSSSKNMPGSSSAEPSNPNREDPVADSANTPHARRPKETVSGFSSAIALEERTKEGSRYVHNAIATMVTGILSGNYKVLGVSIPLNTIEPDNVTYQENTESLGKNISDDVEQTDAHKESNVDKPLDNMVGEEVHVTHDVSDNPNCEAEIVDLEEFSDNELLSSVLPSITKRVRTRREKKTVAQRFPRKKIDVPTFSKTTVAVESSLKRKVHGPTKSWSKGVPKKKKTKHVVVESDSDVPCNKRLALERELAQNVLDCKDIMDLIQEAGLMKTVTQFSKFYEMLVKEFIVNLSEEYADGKSKEFRKVYVRGKCVNFSPSVISKYLGRADVAQPELEIGAANWVPTNHKSTVAVMLEKFIYVVGTKANFDYGSYIFDQTLKHAGSFSVKGPIAFPSLICGIILNQFPNILIENDFVKKRDSPMSFNHKLFLGTHVPDIVMTTGETSRVSNQPGKVAIIAMLKETCRELEARKLNLEKLISTLEMTEGDVLGEAAAGAEEAERQGEEGEADASPDDGTYDDADSESDD